From the genome of Deinococcus reticulitermitis, one region includes:
- a CDS encoding carbohydrate kinase family protein yields MKFYVIGDVTVDHLYHLERIPAPGKEVTPARSTMQPGGSGGTISVTLARLGHSVTLAARVGDDPFADFALAEIKASGVGLGAIQIDPENLTSTITVMQTAGGGRAMISDGSANRLLDPAKLKKRDIETADALVVSAYSLTEGPQREYAQKAIEIAKSAKKPVPVFIDLGTGAVDKVGTQLLEDVKHADYLTLNQHELLALTGTRSLSAGLAKLSAAGVHRVAVKVGKRGSVVWTPEETELVDPVVPEGRVVDSTGAGDTFTAAFAHAVMEGKGLAQAARVANAAGALAATAVGAQRRAITPQDLAGVLGG; encoded by the coding sequence CCGGCGCGCTCCACCATGCAGCCGGGCGGCTCAGGAGGCACCATCAGCGTGACCCTGGCGCGGCTGGGGCACAGCGTCACCCTCGCCGCGCGCGTGGGCGACGACCCGTTCGCCGACTTCGCCCTCGCCGAGATCAAGGCGAGCGGGGTGGGGCTCGGCGCGATTCAGATCGACCCCGAGAACCTCACGAGCACGATCACCGTGATGCAGACGGCGGGCGGCGGGCGCGCGATGATCAGCGACGGCTCGGCCAACCGCCTCCTCGACCCGGCCAAGCTGAAAAAACGCGACATCGAGACCGCCGACGCCCTGGTCGTGAGTGCTTACAGCCTGACCGAGGGGCCACAGCGCGAGTATGCCCAGAAAGCCATCGAGATTGCCAAGAGTGCAAAAAAACCGGTGCCGGTCTTTATCGATCTCGGCACCGGCGCCGTGGACAAGGTGGGCACCCAGCTGCTCGAGGATGTCAAGCACGCCGACTACCTCACGCTCAACCAGCACGAGCTGCTCGCGCTGACCGGCACCCGCAGCCTGAGCGCCGGCCTCGCCAAGCTCAGCGCCGCCGGGGTGCACCGCGTCGCGGTCAAGGTCGGCAAGCGCGGCAGCGTGGTCTGGACCCCGGAGGAGACCGAGCTCGTCGATCCGGTGGTGCCGGAAGGCCGGGTGGTCGACTCGACCGGGGCGGGCGATACCTTCACCGCTGCCTTCGCCCACGCGGTGATGGAGGGCAAAGGACTCGCGCAGGCTGCCCGGGTCGCCAACGCGGCGGGAGCCCTCGCCGCCACCGCCGTCGGCGCGCAGCGGCGCGCGATCACGCCCCAGGACCTCGCCGGGGTGCTGGGAGGCTGA